The following coding sequences are from one Methylothermaceae bacteria B42 window:
- a CDS encoding nitrite reductase — MQRRKLVIIGNGMVGHHFIEALVQTDAANQFELITFCEEPRLAYDRVHLTSYFETRDPAQLALTTEDFYKQHGVTVHVGDKAVEIDRTRKIVRSEKGVEVPYDLLVLATGSFPFVPPVPGHDREGCFVYRTIEDLEAITRAAEQGKVGAVVGGGLLGLEAAKALQDLGLETHVVEFAPRLMAVQLDEEGGAMLQRKIEALGVGVHTSKNTQNISEGKFQRLKMEFADDDELETDLIVFSAGIRPRDELARQAGLEVGPRGGIVIDDHCRTSDPDIFAIGECALWNNRIFGLVAPGYQMARVVVDVLSGKEASFTGADMSTKLKLMGVEVGTIGDSHGSSQGAQSYVYKNEHDEVYKRLIVSEDGKHLLGAVLVGDSSAYDTLLQYYLNGIELPKAPDSLILPSVEGAATGLGPDALPENATICSCHNVTKGQIVACIDNGMVALADIKAETKASTGCGGCAALLKSVVDNELEKRGLEVKKDICEHFPYSRQELYHIIRVEQIRTFDELLEKHGKGLGCDICKPAVGSILASYWNDYVLSDKYFKLQDTNDYRLANLQKDGTYSVVPRVPGGEITPQQLIVIGEVAKKYNLYTKITGGQRIDLFGARLEQLPHIWKDLIDAGFESGHAYAKAVRTVKSCVGSTWCRYGVQDSVGMAIYLENRYKGIRAPHKIKMAVSGCTRECAEAQCKDIGVIATEHGWNLYLCGNGGMKPRHADLFATDLDDESLIKYIDRFMAFYIRTADRLQRTATWLENLEGGLDYLREVIIDDKLGICDELEKQIQHLVETYECEWKKTLENEEVMKKRFRFFVNADESDDNVVFIEERGQIRPATLEEKRQLKGIPIELEEAS, encoded by the coding sequence ATGCAACGTAGAAAACTCGTCATCATCGGCAATGGTATGGTTGGTCACCATTTTATTGAAGCACTGGTGCAAACCGATGCCGCCAACCAGTTTGAGCTCATTACTTTTTGCGAGGAACCCCGCCTTGCTTACGACCGGGTCCATTTGACTTCTTATTTTGAAACCCGCGATCCCGCACAGTTGGCGCTTACAACCGAAGATTTTTATAAGCAGCATGGCGTTACCGTGCACGTGGGAGACAAGGCAGTGGAAATTGACCGGACCCGGAAAATCGTGCGTTCGGAAAAAGGCGTTGAAGTGCCCTATGACCTTTTGGTATTAGCCACGGGTTCTTTTCCTTTTGTGCCACCGGTACCGGGTCATGACCGTGAAGGTTGTTTTGTTTATCGTACCATTGAGGATCTGGAGGCGATCACAAGAGCCGCAGAGCAGGGTAAGGTCGGCGCTGTTGTTGGCGGTGGTCTGCTGGGGCTGGAGGCGGCCAAGGCGTTGCAAGATCTCGGACTGGAAACCCATGTGGTGGAATTCGCGCCGCGCCTGATGGCGGTCCAGCTCGACGAAGAAGGCGGTGCCATGCTGCAGCGCAAGATTGAAGCGCTGGGCGTTGGGGTGCATACCAGCAAGAACACCCAGAACATTTCAGAGGGCAAGTTCCAACGTTTAAAGATGGAATTTGCCGACGATGATGAACTGGAAACCGACCTGATTGTATTCTCCGCTGGCATTCGCCCCCGTGATGAACTGGCCCGCCAGGCCGGCCTTGAGGTGGGGCCCCGGGGCGGCATTGTCATCGACGATCATTGCCGTACTTCCGATCCCGATATTTTCGCCATCGGCGAGTGTGCCCTGTGGAATAACCGGATTTTCGGCCTCGTGGCCCCAGGCTATCAAATGGCGCGGGTTGTGGTGGATGTCTTGAGTGGCAAGGAGGCAAGTTTTACCGGCGCCGATATGAGCACCAAGCTCAAGCTCATGGGTGTGGAAGTAGGCACGATTGGCGATTCCCACGGTAGCAGCCAGGGAGCGCAGAGCTATGTTTACAAAAACGAGCACGATGAAGTATATAAACGCCTTATTGTCAGCGAGGATGGCAAACACTTGCTTGGCGCGGTGCTGGTGGGTGATTCCAGCGCCTACGATACCCTGTTACAGTATTACCTTAATGGTATCGAACTGCCCAAAGCGCCTGATTCCCTTATCCTGCCAAGCGTTGAGGGTGCTGCCACAGGTCTTGGTCCTGATGCATTGCCGGAAAACGCCACCATTTGCTCATGCCATAACGTTACCAAAGGGCAGATTGTCGCTTGCATAGACAACGGCATGGTGGCGTTGGCTGATATCAAGGCGGAAACCAAGGCTTCCACTGGTTGTGGCGGCTGTGCTGCCTTGCTCAAATCAGTCGTGGACAACGAGCTGGAAAAGCGTGGTCTCGAAGTCAAGAAGGACATTTGCGAACACTTCCCCTATAGTCGCCAAGAGTTGTACCACATCATTCGCGTTGAGCAAATCCGCACCTTTGATGAATTGCTAGAGAAACACGGCAAGGGTCTGGGTTGCGATATCTGCAAGCCAGCGGTGGGGTCGATTCTGGCTTCCTATTGGAACGACTACGTGCTCTCAGACAAATATTTCAAGTTGCAGGATACCAATGACTATCGTCTCGCCAACTTGCAAAAGGATGGTACTTATTCGGTGGTGCCCCGGGTGCCGGGTGGGGAGATTACCCCCCAGCAACTCATAGTCATTGGCGAAGTAGCGAAGAAGTACAATCTTTATACGAAGATTACCGGGGGCCAGCGCATCGACCTGTTCGGCGCCCGCCTGGAGCAGTTGCCCCACATCTGGAAGGATCTGATCGACGCCGGCTTCGAGAGTGGCCACGCCTACGCCAAGGCGGTGCGGACCGTAAAATCCTGCGTCGGCTCCACCTGGTGCCGCTACGGGGTTCAGGACAGTGTGGGCATGGCGATCTACTTGGAGAATCGCTACAAGGGCATCCGCGCCCCCCACAAGATCAAGATGGCGGTTTCTGGCTGCACTCGCGAGTGCGCCGAAGCACAATGTAAAGACATTGGGGTGATTGCCACCGAGCACGGTTGGAATCTGTATCTATGTGGTAACGGCGGTATGAAGCCGCGCCACGCGGATCTATTCGCCACCGATCTGGACGACGAATCCTTGATAAAATATATTGATCGCTTCATGGCTTTCTACATCCGTACCGCCGACCGCCTCCAGCGCACGGCTACCTGGCTGGAAAATCTGGAAGGTGGCCTCGATTACCTTCGCGAAGTCATCATCGATGACAAGCTGGGTATCTGCGACGAACTGGAAAAGCAGATCCAGCACTTGGTCGAGACCTACGAGTGCGAATGGAAGAAGACCCTGGAAAACGAGGAAGTCATGAAAAAACGCTTCCGTTTCTTTGTCAACGCCGACGAGAGCGACGACAATGTGGTCTTTATTGAAGAACGTGGCCAGATTCGCCCGGCGACGCTGGAAGAAAAACGCCAGCTCAAGGGCATTCCCATCGAGCTGGAAGAGGCTTCTTAA
- a CDS encoding transposase, whose amino-acid sequence MNRIESFVGIDVSKTRLDVRIAPCGTSRQGAYDEAGVEQLVQHLHDLQPTLIVLEATGGMETLIATSLAGRGLPVAVVNSRQVRDFAKASGHLAKTDRVDAAVLAAFAQAIRPPVRPLKDEGSRALGELLNRRRQLIEIRVQESQRLDTAVSKAMKASLMDHIQWLDKQIDDVDRDLKRRLRQSPIWRAKDDLLKTIPGVGPVTTLTMLAKCPELGTLNRRQIASLVGVAPLANDSGKRRGKRFIWGGRAEVRAVLYMATLSAKRCNEVIKAFAERLRQAGKPPKVVIVACMRKLLTIMNAMIKNNTPWTPKMA is encoded by the coding sequence ATGAACCGCATAGAATCCTTTGTTGGCATTGATGTATCCAAAACGAGGTTGGATGTTCGCATAGCCCCTTGCGGAACGAGTAGGCAAGGGGCATACGACGAGGCTGGCGTTGAACAGTTGGTGCAGCATCTGCATGATCTTCAACCGACCCTGATTGTGTTGGAGGCTACCGGAGGCATGGAGACCCTCATTGCGACCAGTCTGGCTGGTCGGGGTCTGCCGGTGGCGGTGGTCAATTCCCGACAGGTGCGTGATTTTGCCAAGGCGAGTGGACATTTGGCCAAAACAGATCGAGTGGATGCCGCGGTACTGGCAGCCTTTGCCCAGGCCATTCGTCCTCCTGTTCGCCCACTCAAGGACGAAGGCAGCCGCGCCTTGGGGGAGCTGCTGAATCGGCGGCGACAGCTGATCGAGATTCGGGTCCAGGAAAGTCAGCGGCTCGATACGGCGGTCTCCAAGGCCATGAAAGCGAGCTTGATGGATCATATTCAATGGCTTGACAAGCAAATTGACGACGTGGACCGGGATCTGAAGCGACGATTACGCCAGTCGCCAATCTGGCGTGCCAAAGATGATTTGCTCAAAACCATACCGGGTGTTGGTCCGGTGACTACGTTGACCATGTTGGCCAAATGCCCGGAGCTAGGCACCTTGAACCGCCGCCAGATCGCCTCTTTGGTAGGAGTGGCGCCATTGGCAAACGACAGCGGCAAGCGCCGGGGCAAGCGATTCATCTGGGGGGGACGGGCCGAGGTGCGAGCTGTGCTATACATGGCGACGCTTTCGGCGAAGCGTTGCAATGAGGTGATTAAGGCGTTTGCAGAGCGCTTGAGGCAGGCTGGCAAGCCGCCTAAGGTTGTCATCGTCGCCTGCATGAGAAAGTTGCTCACCATCATGAACGCCATGATTAAAAATAACACCCCTTGGACGCCAAAAATGGCTTGA
- a CDS encoding nitrite reductase small subunit → MTETTATPTKTWFDVCSIDELEPDAGVCALLEGRQVAIFYIPKLDQVFAIGNYDPFSHANVLSRGLTGDIHGEPVVASPVYKHHFSLKTGRCIEDESVAVPCYPVRIEEGRVLIQIPAQRDNP, encoded by the coding sequence ATGACCGAAACCACGGCAACTCCAACCAAAACTTGGTTTGACGTTTGTAGCATTGATGAATTGGAACCGGATGCGGGTGTCTGCGCCTTGTTGGAAGGGCGGCAAGTCGCCATTTTCTATATCCCTAAACTGGATCAGGTGTTTGCTATTGGCAATTATGACCCTTTCAGTCACGCCAACGTACTGTCGCGGGGGCTGACTGGCGATATTCACGGTGAACCCGTCGTTGCATCGCCCGTCTACAAACATCATTTCAGTCTCAAGACCGGCCGCTGTATTGAGGATGAGTCGGTAGCAGTACCCTGCTATCCGGTACGTATCGAAGAGGGTAGGGTTTTGATTCAAATTCCAGCGCAAAGAGATAACCCATGA